In Helianthus annuus cultivar XRQ/B chromosome 9, HanXRQr2.0-SUNRISE, whole genome shotgun sequence, the following are encoded in one genomic region:
- the LOC110877945 gene encoding protein phosphatase 2C 37 encodes MAGMCCGVVGETETPSTVDQSGVARQSRRRQMEIHQLKFLAASDVVAPLPENSKKRRKVESLETIDCGFESKAVNLSKPETEAVSKTVCDNNEARFGVTTVCGRRRDMEDAVAVKPSFSSDFNFYGVYDGHGCSHVAMKCKDRMHEIVKDEVETAGESVNWKDTMGVSFSRMDKEVTDWSEGSSISNCRCELQTPQCDAVGSTAVVATVTPDKIIVSNCGDSRAVLCRNGVAIPLSTDHKPDRPDELARIEAAGGRVIYWDGARVLGVLAMSRAIGDNYLKPYVIPEPEVTVTDRTPEDECLILASDGLWDVVSNDVACSVARMCLTSQKPPSHLRSAGNDVNIAGGESSDKACSDASMLLTKLALARQTSDNVSVVVVDLRRNQ; translated from the exons ATGGCCGGTATGTGTTGTGGTGTTGTTGGTGAGACGGAGACTCCGTCCACCGTTGACCAGAGCGGTGTTGCTCGTCAATCGAGGCGTCGGCAGATGGAAATTCACCAGCTGAAGTTCCTGGCTGCTTCTGATGTTGTTGCGCCTCTGCCGGAGAACAGTAAAAAGCGGAGGAAGGTTGAGAGTCTTGAGACGATTGATTGTGGGTTTGAATCTAAAGCTGTAAATTTATCCAAACCGGAGACGGAGGCGGTTAGTAAAACTGTTTGCGATAATAATGAAGCTAGATTTGGCGTGACGACTGTGTGTGGAAGGAGGAGAGACATGGAAGATGCGGTTGCTGTAAAACCGTCGTTCAGTAGTGATTTTAACTTTTATGGTGTTTACGACGGCCACGGCTGCTCACAC GTGGCGATGAAGTGCAAAGATCGAATGCACGAAATAGTGAAAGACGAAGTGGAAACCGCTGGCGAATCAGTTAACTGGAAAGATACGATGGGGGTGAGTTTTTCACGGATGGATAAGGAGGTAACCGATTGGAGCGAAGGTTCTTCGATTTCCAACTGTCGATGCGAGTTACAAACTCCTCAATGCGACGCGGTTGGATCAACGGCTGTTGTGGCGACGGTGACTCCCGACAAGATCATTGTTTCAAATTGCGGGGATTCACGAGCTGTACTTTGCCGTAACGGTGTTGCTATCCCTCTATCCACCGATCATAAA CCGGATCGACCAGACGAACTTGCGAGAATAGAAGCTGCTGGCGGACGTGTGATATACTGGGATGGAGCTCGGGTTCTTGGTGTTTTAGCTATGTCAAGAGCTATAG GCGACAATTACTTAAAGCCGTATGTGATACCAGAACCGGAGGTAACCGTAACGGATCGAACACCAGAAGACGAGTGTCTAATCTTAGCAAGCGATGGACTTTGGGACGTGGTATCAAACGACGTTGCGTGTAGTGTCGCACGCATGTGCCTGACCTCTCAAAAACCTCCGTCGCATCTCCGGTCGGCCGGAAACGATGTGAACATCGCCGGCGGTGAAAGTTCCGATAAGGCATGTTCGGATGCTTCAATGCTTCTTACAAAGCTAGCTTTGGCAAGACAGACGTCAGATAACGTCAGCGTCGTTGTGGTTGATCTTAGACGAAATCAATAA
- the LOC110875902 gene encoding uncharacterized protein LOC110875902 has product MPRLKSFGVKVTCPNKESTTGNYEVQWYKDGGVSIYSEDAGGGCWFTMMVGVLVDDVGGGKVADGGGDDHHTISPPVVRLHITGKTPIAPHSVAAHHYGRRYELVNLVPREEHNGAKILGMSSKNARKDPAWKYCVEIDVPPLDVKKGGVKRMKDHLAGTHKDAAPCLTMPAEVKDEIKQYLKAFQDSKFAAQRNFEENIESGAYYTGSSASVSNRGVRGPMDRHVHVVSEGGSQPTEKMPPVSAKEHRNQVCLDIGRFFYENGIPFNAETSPSFTSMQRSVGNFGRALKPPTMHELRTWILKEEVKTTTEMVNDIKATWKTTGVSLLSDDAEKNFELLDGVIEEIGEDIVVQVVTDNASNYKKAGEMLMKKRKKLYWTPCAAHCIDLMLEKIGELPQHKNALLKAKKVSNFIYNHNWVLSLARKLLGKDLLRSAATRFATAFLTIQSLYDSKDALQQMFVSNDWKNCAWATKDDGKNVKKIIMDERSFWPSVVYTLQTTSPLVEVLRIVDGEQTPAIGFLYGAMDACKEKIAKNLNNVVASYKEIWDIIDEKWDFQMHRDLHAAAYYLNPKSRWSPDVSRHPEIKRGLFDVMERLVMDTEVYMKIEEQLILYKEKKGLFGYRGSLAIYQTRPPVLWWGEYGDDTPELKAFAMKILGLTCSASACEHNWSTFNQVHTKRRNRLTTERMDDLVFIMYNRKLKQKFVKRSNLKEDEDPLLVENVMSDDEWIADPRDDDDDEDAIKDDAVNVEESDEVIRTTRGSGASKTRRSGGIIERGGGSSSSKKTKALHLIDEDDDDEDWVEEDCEDDEDDVCYAI; this is encoded by the exons ATGCCACGTCTAAAGTCGTTTGGTGTTAAGGTTACGTGTCCCAATAAGGAGTCGACAAC AGGAAATTATGAG GTGCAATGGTATAAGGATGGTGGTGTGTCGATTTACAGTGAAGATGCTGGCGGTGGTTGCTGGTTTACGATGATGGTGGGGGTGTTGGTTGATGACGTGGGTGGCGGAAAAGTGGccgatggtggtggtgatg ACCACCATACCATTAGTCCACCCGTAGTGAGGCTTCATATCACGGGAAAAACACCCATAGCGCCCCATAGCGTCGCCGCACACCATTACGGCCGACGCTATGAGCTGGTCAATCTGGTTCCACGCGAAGAGCATAATGGGGCGAAG ATTTTAGGGATGTCTAGTAAAAATGCAAGGAAGGATCCCGCTTGGAAGTATTGTGTAGAAATTGACGTACCGCCATTGGATGTAAAAAAGG GAGGAGTGAAAAGAATGAAGGATCATCTTGCCGGTACACACAAAGATGCCGCCCCTTGTCTTACGATGCCCGCTGAAGTGAAAGACGAAATTAAGCAATACTTGAAGGCttttcaggattctaagtttgCTGCCCAACGCAACTTTGAAGAAAACATCGAAAGTGGGGCATATTACACCGGTAGTAGCGCTAGTGTTAGCAATCGTGGCGTTAGAGGACCAATGGATCGGCATGTGCATGTGGTGAGTGAAGGAGGATCACAACCAACCGAAAAAATGCCACCGGTGAGTGCTAAAGAGCACCGGAATCAAGTTTGTTTGGATATCGGGAGATTCTTTTACGAGAATGGAATCCCATTTAACGCAGAAACTAGTCCTTCATTTACTAGTATGCAACGTTCGGTTGGTAACTTTGGACGAGCATTGAAGCCTCCTACGATGCACGAGTTAAGGACTTGGATCCTTAAAGAAGAAGTTAAAACAACCACCGAAATGGTGAATGACATCAAAGCAACTTGGAAGACAACCGGGGTTTCATTGTTATCAGACG ATGctgaaaaaaattttgaattgcTTGATGGGGTTATTGAAGAGATTGGGGAAGATATAGTCGTTCAAGTGGTCACCGACAACGCAAGTAACTACAAAAAGGCCGGAGAGATGTtaatgaagaagaggaagaaattgTATTGGACCCCATGTGCCGCCCATTGCATCGATTTGATGCTTGAAAAAATTGGGGAATTGCCACAACACAAAAATGCTTTGCTTAAAGCAAAAAAAGTTAGCAATTTCATTTATAATCATAATTGGGTGTTGAGTTTGGCAAGAAAGCTTCTTGGGAAAGATCTTCTTCGATCGGCCGCCACAAGATTCGCCACGGCTTTTTTGACGATTCAAAGTCTTTATGATTCTAAAGATGCTTTGCAACAAATGTTCGTTTCTAATGATTGGAAGAATTGTGCTTGGGCTACGAAAGACGATGGAAAAAATGTAAAGAAAATAATTATGGATGAGAGATCTTTTTGGCCTAGTGTGGTCTATACCCTTCAAACCACAAGCCCACTAGTTGAAGTGTTGAGGATCGTTGATGGTGAGCAAACACCCGCAATAGGATTTCTCTATGGAGCGATGGACGCGTGCAAAGAAAAGATTGCAAAGAACTTGAATAATGTTGTCGCTTCTTACAAAGAGATATGGGACATCATCGATGAAAAATGGGACTTTCAAATGCATCGCGATTTGCATGCGGCTGCCTACTATCTAAATCCAAAATCTCGATGGAGTCCCGATGTTTCACGTCATCCAGAGATTAAGAGAGGGTTGTTTGATGTCATGGAACGACTCGTGATGGACACCGAAGTGTACATGAAGATTGAAGAACAACTAATTCTTTACAAGGAAAAGAAAGGATTATTTGGTTATAGGGGTTCGTTGGCAATTTATCAAACACGTCCACCGG TTTTATGGTGGGGCGAATATGGAGATGATACCCCGGAACTCAAGGCCTTTGCAATGAAGATTTTGGGTCTTACGTGTTCAGCTTCAGCTTGTGAACATAATTGGAGTACGTTCAATCAAGTCCATACAAAGAGACGAAACCGGTTGACCACCGAGAGGATGGACGATTTGGTATTCATCATGTACAATAGAAAGCTGAAGCAAAAATTTGTAAAAAGGTCCAATTtaaaagaagatgaagatccTTTACTTGTTGAAAACGTCATGTCTGATGATGAGTGGATAGCCGACCcaagagatgatgatgatgatgaagatgcaaTTAAAGATGATGCGGTAAATGTGGAGGAAAGTGACGAGGTCATTAGAACAACAAGAGGTAGCGGGGCAAGTAAAACACGTAGAAGTGGTGGGATAATTGAGCGAGGCGGTGGAAGTTCCTCATCTAAGAAAACGAAAGCCCTTCATTTGATTGACGAGGATGACGATGATGAGGATTGGGTTGAGGAAGACTGTGAGGATGACGAAGATGATGTTTGTTATGCTATTTGA